One Triticum dicoccoides isolate Atlit2015 ecotype Zavitan chromosome 4B, WEW_v2.0, whole genome shotgun sequence genomic window carries:
- the LOC119293959 gene encoding pollen allergen Dac g 3-like: protein MASSSSSRLLAAAVLAALFAGAMCAVKVAFTVEKGSGAKKLVLKIDYARPGDILAEVELRQHGSEEWQPLTKKGDFWEVSCSKDLVGPFNFRFMSKNGMRNVFDEVFSTDFKIRKTYAPEE, encoded by the coding sequence AtggcctcctcctcgtcctcaaggTTGCTCGCGGCGGCGGTGCTGGCGGCGCTGTTCGCCGGCGCGATGTGCGCCGTGAAGGTGGCCTTCACGGTGGAGAAGGGGTCCGGCGCCAAGAAGCTGGTGCTGAAAATCGACTACGCCAGGCCAGGCGACATCCTCGCGGAGGTGGAGCTTCGGCAGCACGGCTCGGAGGAGTGGCAGCCCTTGACCAAGAAGGGCGACTTCTGGGAGGTCTCGTGTAGCAAGGACCTCGTCGGGCCCTTCAACTTCCGCTTCATGTCCAAGAACGGCATGAGGAACGTCTTCGACGAGGTCTTCTCCACCGATTTCAAGATCCGCAAAACCTACGCCCCGGAAGAGTGA